Proteins encoded within one genomic window of Manduca sexta isolate Smith_Timp_Sample1 chromosome 18, JHU_Msex_v1.0, whole genome shotgun sequence:
- the LOC115449257 gene encoding probable inactive tRNA-specific adenosine deaminase-like protein 3, giving the protein MSEATEPPGKKAKMADTIIDNVIANIMHSKKNLTAVLDDDFYKEIPLIKVYIGHAKDPKEISRMFQVLNEKVPLKEFHHLKRARKREILLCPTVFLDTVMPQSIQEFLEQNVDELKDCFEYFKEIEVPHKPPLVRKQYLECSKHWSINFHPNKYLEKLISDDFFKNEDLIDHRLFMGMAFEVAKWYHNDKKFTLEDIVKGNINAAVVVDPKNRSVVAVVCDNKYEHPIQHAAMLAIDNVAKTQKGGAWSTVVDSGTGTLAGFDKGMLMHLKNKFREVNYGAKMFVSKRDDAIQSEDSPYLCTGYYIYLLREPCVMCAMGLVHARTKRVFFCYDNQYNGALKSKTKLQCVEALNHHFEVFTGFL; this is encoded by the coding sequence ATGTCAGAGGCCACAGAACCACCAGGGAAGAAAGCCAAAATGGCTGATACCATCATAGACAATGTCATAGCAAACATAATGCACTCAAAGAAAAACCTCACAGCAGTTCTGGATGATGACTTTTACAAGGAAATACCATTGATAAAAGTTTATATTGGTCATGCTAAGGACCCTAAGGAGATATCAAGAATGTTTCAGGTCCTAAATGAGAAGGTACCTTTGAAAGAATTTCACCATTTGAAAAGAGCGAGGAAGagagaaatattattatgtccaaCTGTTTTTCTGGATACTGTCATGCCTCAATCTATTCAAGAGTTTCTAGAACAGAATGTGGATGAGTTGAAagattgttttgaatattttaaagaaattgagGTCCCTCACAAACCTCCATTAGTacgtaaacaatatttagaatGTAGCAAGCACTGGTCAATAAATTTccatccaaataaatatttagagaaATTAATCAGTGACGACTTCTTCAAAAATGAAGATTTAATTGACCATAGACTGTTCATGGGCATGGCGTTTGAAGTTGCCAAGTGGTatcataatgataaaaaatttactctAGAAGACATTGTTAAAGGTAACATTAATGCAGCTGTTGTCGTTGATCCAAAAAATAGATCTGTTGTTGCTGTAGTATGTGACAACAAGTATGAACATCCCATTCAACATGCTGCCATGTTGGCGATAGACAATGTAGCGAAAACACAGAAAGGTGGTGCTTGGTCTACTGTTGTGGACTCTGGAACAGGAACTCTAGCTGGCTTTGACAAAGGTATGTTGATGCATTTGAAAAACAAGTTTCGTGAAGTGAATTATGGtgcaaaaatgtttgttagcAAAAGAGATGATGCAATACAGAGTGAGGACAGTCCATACTTATGTACTggatattacatttatttattaagggaGCCGTGTGTTATGTGCGCGATGGGGTTAGTGCATGCCAGGACGAAGAGAGTGTTTTTCTGTTATGACAACCAATACAATGGTgctttgaaatctaaaacaaagtTACAGTGTGTAGAGGCGTTAAATCATCACTTTGAAGTGTTTACTGGATTTTTATAG
- the LOC115449258 gene encoding neuropeptide IMFamide isoform X2 — translation MAGNMMRFTATMLFVMAVLLSLAVISEANYKNAPMNGIMFGKRGPSDYDPRGKTFTALCEIATEACQAWFPSQENK, via the exons aTGGCCGGAAACATGATGAGGTTCACCGCCACCATGCTCTTCGTTATGGCAGTGCTCCTCTCCCTTGCTGTGATCAGCGAGGCCAACTACAAGAACGCTCCCATGAACGGTATCATGTTCGGAAAGAGGGGGCCATCTG ATTATGACCCTCGTGGCAAGACATTCACGGCTCTCTGCGAGATTGCTACCGAGGCCTGCCAGGCGTGGTTCCCTTCTCAAGAAAACAAGTGA
- the LOC115449258 gene encoding neuropeptide IMFamide isoform X1 — protein sequence MCCSSLCKYYMAGNMMRFTATMLFVMAVLLSLAVISEANYKNAPMNGIMFGKRGPSDYDPRGKTFTALCEIATEACQAWFPSQENK from the exons ATGTGTTGTTCGTCattgtgtaaatattat aTGGCCGGAAACATGATGAGGTTCACCGCCACCATGCTCTTCGTTATGGCAGTGCTCCTCTCCCTTGCTGTGATCAGCGAGGCCAACTACAAGAACGCTCCCATGAACGGTATCATGTTCGGAAAGAGGGGGCCATCTG ATTATGACCCTCGTGGCAAGACATTCACGGCTCTCTGCGAGATTGCTACCGAGGCCTGCCAGGCGTGGTTCCCTTCTCAAGAAAACAAGTGA
- the LOC115449261 gene encoding neuropeptide SIFamide gives MRVIIAVLMFAVALCILETAEANYRKPPFNGSIFGKRGNVEYDSAGRALSALCEIAAETCQAWYQALENK, from the exons ATGCGTGTGATCATCGCAGTTTTAATGTTCGCCGTGGCTCTGTGCATCCTGGAGACCGCCGAAGCGAACTACAGGAAGCCGCCATTCAATGGATCCATATTTGGAAAGAGAGGCAATGTCg aatacGACTCTGCAGGCAGAGCTCTATCAGCTCTGTGTGAAATTGCCGCAGAAACTTGCCAAGCCTGGTACCAGGCCTTGGAAAATAAGtga